A single Capricornis sumatraensis isolate serow.1 chromosome 20, serow.2, whole genome shotgun sequence DNA region contains:
- the LOC138096869 gene encoding LOW QUALITY PROTEIN: zinc finger protein 723-like (The sequence of the model RefSeq protein was modified relative to this genomic sequence to represent the inferred CDS: inserted 1 base in 1 codon; substituted 2 bases at 2 genomic stop codons) codes for MVQGAVGGAGVTALLALCLIFFVVKIYRKKSVERASSQDGDCPASRPASRGWLTFEDVAKDFTQEEWECLDLRQRELYRDMILENYGNLASLGLVVSQPDLVMFLEQMKDPWDIRRMEMPAVHPAVSSHDTQGLRTQKPGLEDLFPTAKLGIYERFHLGNLHLTKDWEYMRAYKEQRACYDEQNHISTVSHNVNITAKRNQECESNRKNPISDDQFPSSTSADKCLFVSKDPYYLLXPTRSLKGNVENLESHLVSTANTHSNNSEHRCLLNIHXNMSGNQKLKNEGESSQYNQIEGSFNKGLLFFNQQLFSPCSKICNVDNNGRDLIQPLLFNTYGGIISVEQLYKCNKMSNALSRSSTPNNYTSIHDGMRSSSCNETGHNADQDSYLMKQQGHQFSDNNSKHNRYKNIFYQSSNLTINTYKSIDIGEKTSNCYDYGKVFNQSSKVIQQQNIQIKQKYYKCNTRGKVFSNSPNLSRHRKIHTGRRRFKCTACGKAFNQSLYLTEHQRIYAGEKPYKCTECGYAFICCSRVTQHQQIHTGERPYKCTACGKAFKQSSTLTEHQRIHTGERPYTCTECGKSFNWHLSLTVHQRTHTGEKPYKCKKCGKAFIHCSHLTGHQXIHTGERLDKRTDCGKAFPQSSGLSRHQRTHPAEKP; via the exons GGATGGCTGACATTCGAGGATGTGGCCAAAGACTTCACCCAAGAGGAGTGGGAGTGCCTGGACCTCCGTCAGCGGGAATTGTACAGGGACATGATCTTAGAGAACTACGGGAACCTGGCCTCCTTGG GTCTTGTGGTCTCTCAGCCAGACCTGGTCATGTTTCTTGAGCAAATGAAGGATCCCTGGGATATACGGAGAATGGAGATGCCAGCCGTACACCCAG CTGTGTCTTCTCACGACACCCAGGGTTTGAGGACCCAAAAGCCAGGCTTAGAAGATTTATTCCCAACAGCAAAGCTAGGAATATATGAAAGATTTCACCTTGGAAATTTACATTTAACCAAAGACTGGGAATATATGAGGGCATATAAAGAGCAGAGAGCATGTTATGATGAACAAAACCATATTAGTACAGTTTCCCATAATGTAAACATTACCGCCAAAAGAAATCAAGAATGTGAATCAAATAGGAAGAACCCAATTTCAGATGACCAATTTCCGTCATCAACATCTGCAGATAAGTGTTTATTTGTCAGCAAAGACCCATATTATCTCTTGTAACCTACACGTTCTCTGAAGGGAAATGTGGAAAATCTGGAAAGTCATCTAGTCTCTACTGCAAATACTCATTCAAACAACTCTGAGCATAGATGTCTATTAAATATAC CAAACATGTCTGGAAACCAGAAACTTAAAAATGAGGGGGAAAGTTCCCAATATAATCAAATTGAGGGATCCTTTAACAAGGGTTTATTGTTCTTCAACCAACAACTATTTTCTCCTTGTTCCAAAATCTGTAATGTTGATAATAATGGGAGAGACCTTATTCAACCATTGTTGTTCAATACATATGGAGGTATAATTAGTGTGGAACAACTTTACAAGTGTAACAAAATGAGTAATGCCTTAAGCAGGAGCTCTACCCCCAATAATTACACGAGTATACATGATGGAATGAGAAGCTCTTCATGCAATGAAACTGGGCATAATGCTGACCAAGACTCATATCTCATGAAACAACAGGGACATCAATTTTCAGACAACAATTCTAAACATAATagatataagaatatattttatcaaaGCTCAAATCTTACTATTAATACGTATAAGAGTATTGATATTGGAGAGAAGACTTCTAATTGTTATGATTATGGTAAAGTTTTTAACCAGTCTTCAAAAGTTATTCAACAGCAGAATATTCAGATTAAGCAGAAATATTACAAGTGTAATACACGTGGAAAAGTCTTTAGTAACTCACCAAATCTAAGTAGACATAGGAAAATTCATACAGGAAGGAGACgtttcaaatgtacagcatgTGGCAAAGCCTTTAATCAGAGTTTATATTTAACCGAACATCAGCGAATCTATGCTGGGGAGAAACCATACAAGTGTACAGAATGTGGCTACGCCTTTATCTGTTGTTCACGTGTTACTCAACATCAGCAGATTCATACTGGGGAGAGACCTTATAAATGTACAGCATGTGGCAAGGCTTTTAAGCAGAGTTCAACTTTAACTGAACATCAGCGAATCCATACTGGGGAGAGACCTTATACATGTACAGAATGTGGCAAATCCTTTAACTGGCATCTGAGTCTTACTGTACATCAGCGAACTCATACTGGGGAGAAACCATACAAATGCAAAAAATGTGGCAAAGCCTTTATCCATTGTTCACATCTTACTGGACATCAATGAATCCATACTGGGGAGAGACTTGATAAACGTACAGACTGTGGCAAAGCCTTTCCCCAGAGTTCAGGTCTTTCTCGACATCAGAGAACTCATCCTGCAGAGAAACCCTAG